In one window of Kitasatospora sp. MMS16-BH015 DNA:
- a CDS encoding amino acid ABC transporter ATP-binding protein — protein sequence MTDRTVDDGAAPLVVLSGVNKHFGALHVLQDIDLEIRQGEVVVLIGPSGSGKSTLCRTINRLETIDAGTITLDGRPLPAEGKELARLRAEVGMVFQSFNLFAHKTVLENVVLGQVKVRKTARPEAERLARELLDRVGVGAQADKYPAQLSGGQQQRVAIARALAMKPKVLLFDEPTSALDPEMVNEVLEVMRSLAAEGMTMVVVTHEMGFARSAANRVLFMADGKIVEESTPDAFFTAPRTDRAKDFLSKILHH from the coding sequence ATGACCGACAGGACCGTCGACGACGGCGCCGCACCGCTGGTGGTGCTGAGCGGTGTGAACAAGCACTTCGGCGCCCTGCACGTGCTCCAGGACATCGACCTGGAGATCCGGCAGGGCGAGGTCGTGGTGCTGATCGGGCCCTCCGGCTCCGGCAAGTCGACCCTCTGCCGCACGATCAACCGGCTGGAGACGATCGACGCCGGCACCATCACCCTGGACGGCCGCCCGCTGCCCGCCGAGGGCAAGGAGCTGGCCCGGCTGCGCGCCGAGGTCGGCATGGTCTTCCAGAGCTTCAACCTCTTCGCGCACAAGACCGTGCTCGAGAACGTGGTGCTCGGCCAGGTCAAGGTGCGCAAGACCGCCAGGCCGGAGGCCGAGCGGCTGGCCCGCGAACTGCTGGACCGCGTCGGCGTGGGCGCGCAGGCGGACAAGTACCCCGCGCAGCTCTCCGGCGGCCAGCAGCAGCGGGTGGCGATCGCCCGCGCGCTGGCGATGAAGCCCAAGGTGCTGCTCTTCGACGAGCCCACCTCGGCGCTCGACCCCGAGATGGTCAACGAGGTGCTGGAGGTCATGCGTTCGCTGGCCGCCGAGGGGATGACCATGGTCGTGGTCACCCACGAGATGGGCTTCGCCCGCTCCGCCGCGAACCGGGTGCTCTTCATGGCCGACGGCAAGATCGTCGAGGAGAGCACCCCGGACGCCTTCTTCACCGCGCCGCGCACCGACCGGGCCAAGGACTTCCTCTCGAAGATCCTCCACCACTGA
- the miaB gene encoding tRNA (N6-isopentenyl adenosine(37)-C2)-methylthiotransferase MiaB, with protein sequence MGTSQDSKSYKVVTYGCQMNVHDSERLSGLLEGAGYVKATEQETDPDLVVFNTCAVRENADNKLYGNLGQLAPAKTRNKAMQIAVGGCLAQKDRETIVQRAPWVDVVFGTHNIGHLPALLERAAVERKAQVEILESLETFPSTLPTRRESAYAAWVAISVGCNNTCTFCIVPALRGKEEDRRPGDVLAEIEALVGEGVIEVTLLGQNVNSYGSDLGDRQAFSKLLRAAGQIEGLERIRFTSPHPRDFTDDVIAAMAETPNVMHQLHMPLQSGSDTVLKAMKRSYRQERFLSIIRKVREAMPDAAISTDIIVGFPGETEEDFEQTMHVVREARFANAFTFQYSKRPGTPAAEMEGQIPKAVVTERYNRLIALQEEISWEENKKQVGRILEVLVSEGEGKKDDQTDRLSGRAPDNRLVHFNPSLRGLNDQQSTRPSEPVRPGDVVTVEITYAAPHHLLAEGPTLAVRRTRAGDAWEKRQAAPAAKPAGVMLGLPTIGAPKPPAAAPAGDCCGA encoded by the coding sequence GTGGGTACGAGCCAGGATTCCAAGAGCTACAAGGTCGTCACGTACGGCTGTCAGATGAACGTGCACGACTCCGAGCGGCTCTCCGGCCTGCTCGAAGGGGCCGGGTACGTCAAGGCCACCGAGCAGGAGACCGACCCTGACCTGGTGGTCTTCAACACCTGCGCGGTGCGCGAGAACGCCGACAACAAGCTGTACGGCAACCTCGGCCAGCTCGCCCCGGCGAAGACCCGGAACAAGGCCATGCAGATCGCCGTCGGCGGCTGCCTGGCCCAGAAGGACCGCGAGACCATCGTGCAGCGGGCCCCCTGGGTCGACGTGGTCTTCGGCACCCACAACATCGGGCACCTGCCCGCCCTCCTGGAGCGCGCCGCCGTCGAGCGCAAGGCCCAGGTGGAGATCCTGGAGTCGCTGGAGACCTTCCCCTCCACCCTCCCCACCCGCCGCGAGTCCGCGTACGCGGCCTGGGTCGCGATCTCGGTCGGCTGCAACAACACCTGCACCTTCTGCATCGTGCCGGCGCTGCGCGGCAAGGAGGAGGACCGCCGTCCCGGCGACGTGCTCGCCGAGATCGAGGCGCTGGTCGGCGAGGGCGTGATCGAGGTCACCCTGCTCGGCCAGAACGTCAACTCCTACGGCTCCGACCTGGGCGACCGGCAGGCCTTCTCCAAGCTGCTGCGCGCCGCCGGGCAGATCGAGGGCCTGGAGCGGATCCGCTTCACCTCCCCGCACCCGCGCGACTTCACCGACGACGTGATCGCCGCGATGGCCGAGACGCCGAACGTGATGCACCAGCTGCACATGCCGCTGCAGTCCGGCTCGGACACCGTGCTCAAGGCGATGAAGCGGTCGTACCGCCAGGAGCGGTTCCTCTCGATCATCCGCAAGGTCCGGGAGGCGATGCCGGACGCGGCGATCTCCACCGACATCATCGTGGGCTTCCCCGGTGAGACGGAGGAGGACTTCGAGCAGACCATGCACGTGGTCCGCGAGGCCCGCTTCGCCAACGCCTTCACCTTCCAGTACTCCAAGCGGCCCGGTACCCCGGCCGCCGAGATGGAGGGCCAGATCCCCAAGGCCGTGGTGACCGAGCGGTACAACCGCCTGATCGCCCTCCAGGAGGAGATCTCCTGGGAGGAGAACAAGAAGCAGGTCGGCCGGATTTTGGAGGTGCTGGTCTCCGAGGGCGAGGGCAAGAAGGACGACCAGACCGACCGCCTCTCCGGCCGGGCCCCCGACAACCGCCTGGTGCACTTCAACCCGAGCTTGCGAGGGTTGAACGACCAGCAGAGCACCCGGCCGTCGGAGCCCGTCCGCCCCGGCGACGTGGTCACGGTCGAGATCACGTACGCGGCCCCGCACCACCTCCTGGCGGAGGGCCCGACCCTCGCCGTCCGCCGGACGCGGGCGGGCGACGCGTGGGAGAAGCGGCAGGCCGCCCCGGCGGCGAAGCCGGCCGGCGTGATGCTCGGTCTCCCGACGATCGGTGCACCGAAGCCGCCGGCGGCGGCCCCGGCGGGCGACTGCTGCGGGGCGTGA
- a CDS encoding antitoxin — protein MSLKDTLKGKAEELKEKASELAGKHNEKIDEVMEKAGAAVDKATKHKYTDKIEQGTSKAKDAVDGFAAKPKDEGPAAG, from the coding sequence ATGAGCCTGAAGGACACCCTCAAGGGCAAGGCCGAGGAGCTCAAGGAGAAGGCCAGCGAGCTGGCGGGCAAGCACAACGAGAAGATCGACGAGGTGATGGAGAAGGCCGGTGCGGCGGTCGACAAGGCGACCAAGCACAAGTACACCGACAAGATCGAGCAGGGCACCAGCAAGGCCAAGGACGCGGTCGACGGCTTCGCCGCCAAGCCCAAGGACGAGGGCCCCGCCGCAGGCTGA
- the dapF gene encoding diaminopimelate epimerase, translated as MGGVSASTTSGLPFLKGHGTQNDFVIIPDLDGALDLGPEAVARLCDRRAGIGADGVLRVVRAAADPASAGLADQAEWFMDYRNADGSIAEMCGNGVRVFARYLVEAGLAKAGAFPVATRAGIRQVTVRDDGLVTVDMGRAVLPGPDGITVTVGEHHWPAVNVNMGNPHAVAFVADLADAGRLFDAPEVAPATAYPDGVNVEFVVDRGPRHVAMRVHERGSGETRSCGTGTCAVAVATARRDGLDPAVTGEAVTHTVDVPGGRVTITEHPDGRIEMTGPAEIVATGTVNF; from the coding sequence ATCGGCGGTGTGAGCGCATCCACCACCTCGGGCCTGCCCTTCCTCAAGGGCCACGGCACCCAGAACGACTTCGTGATCATCCCCGACCTCGACGGGGCCCTCGACCTGGGCCCGGAGGCCGTCGCCCGGCTCTGCGACCGGCGGGCCGGGATCGGGGCCGACGGGGTGCTGCGGGTGGTCCGGGCCGCCGCCGATCCGGCCTCCGCCGGGCTGGCCGACCAGGCCGAGTGGTTCATGGACTACCGCAACGCCGACGGGTCGATCGCCGAGATGTGCGGCAACGGCGTCCGGGTCTTCGCCCGCTACCTGGTCGAGGCCGGCCTGGCCAAGGCCGGCGCCTTCCCGGTCGCCACCCGGGCCGGCATCCGCCAGGTCACCGTCCGGGACGACGGCCTGGTCACCGTGGACATGGGCCGGGCCGTCCTGCCCGGCCCGGACGGCATCACCGTCACCGTCGGCGAGCACCACTGGCCGGCCGTCAACGTCAACATGGGCAACCCGCACGCCGTCGCCTTCGTCGCCGACCTCGCCGACGCCGGCCGGCTCTTCGACGCCCCCGAGGTGGCCCCGGCCACCGCCTACCCCGATGGCGTCAACGTCGAGTTCGTGGTGGACCGCGGCCCGCGGCACGTCGCCATGCGGGTGCACGAGCGCGGCTCCGGCGAGACCCGCTCCTGCGGCACCGGCACCTGCGCGGTGGCCGTCGCGACGGCCCGCCGCGACGGCCTCGACCCCGCAGTCACCGGCGAAGCCGTCACCCACACCGTGGACGTCCCGGGCGGCCGCGTCACGATCACCGAGCACCCGGACGGCCGGATCGAGATGACCGGCCCGGCGGAGATCGTCGCCACGGGGACAGTGAACTTCTGA
- a CDS encoding response regulator transcription factor — protein sequence MRLLLVEDDERVAAALVAVLGRHGFQVRHARSGHEALDALVPDGQEPYRVVLLDLGLPDRDGFEVCSRIRAHSGVPVIMVTARADIRSRIHGLNLGADDYVTKPYDMGELLARIHAVARRGLAAVPEAGAEEPGGQPGPLESRGISIDRERRRVSVQGRDVPLTRKEFDLLALLAQSPGVVYRREQIFSEVWRSGWEGNGRTLEVHIGSLRTKLALPGLVEAVRGVGYRLIPEAPAPGTPDAAPGTPDAGR from the coding sequence ATGCGACTGCTGCTCGTCGAGGACGACGAACGCGTCGCCGCCGCGCTGGTCGCGGTGCTGGGTCGGCACGGTTTCCAGGTGCGGCACGCGCGCAGCGGGCACGAGGCACTGGACGCGCTGGTGCCCGACGGCCAGGAGCCGTACCGGGTGGTGCTGCTCGACCTCGGGCTGCCCGACCGGGACGGCTTCGAGGTGTGCAGCCGGATCCGCGCGCACAGCGGGGTCCCGGTGATCATGGTGACCGCGCGGGCCGACATCCGGTCCAGGATCCACGGCCTCAACCTGGGCGCCGACGACTACGTGACCAAGCCGTACGACATGGGCGAGCTGCTCGCCCGGATCCACGCGGTGGCCCGGCGCGGCCTGGCCGCCGTGCCCGAGGCGGGCGCCGAGGAGCCGGGCGGCCAGCCCGGGCCGCTGGAGTCGCGCGGGATCAGCATCGACCGCGAGCGCCGCCGGGTCAGCGTGCAGGGGCGGGACGTGCCGCTCACCCGCAAGGAGTTCGACCTGCTCGCGCTGCTCGCGCAGAGCCCCGGGGTGGTCTACCGGCGGGAGCAGATATTCAGCGAGGTGTGGCGCAGCGGCTGGGAGGGCAACGGCCGCACCCTGGAGGTGCACATCGGCTCGCTGCGCACCAAGCTGGCGCTGCCCGGCCTGGTCGAGGCCGTCCGCGGGGTCGGCTACCGGCTGATCCCCGAGGCGCCGGCCCCCGGCACCCCGGACGCGGCCCCCGGCACCCCGGACGCGGGGCGCTGA
- a CDS encoding HAMP domain-containing sensor histidine kinase, which translates to MRNRLLGILLSLMACVLAALGVPLAVAVATAEQSRVGLDRIDDAARFAQDLPTAAVSSLGTALKGETTPDPGDAGRLRAITTEAARYQALYGIRIGVFQRDGSALAVAPADWQLPRTGFAAQAFQEALDGRRSHNPPQVWPWTPERTLTVAAPVVRDGDVVAVVLTDSPTGPLRSRILHRWLLLGAGEALAMIVAVLLAVRLTGWVLRPVRTLDRATHDIATGRMNARVGAGLGPPELRRLARSFNHMADNVVLALDQQRAFVADASHQLRNPLAALLLRVELLGMELPEGHEEELTGVREEGVRLARVLDDLLGLATAEHARPEPERTDLTALVLTRIDSWRPVAEQRGIRLEWDGPATAVGLADPIGLGSALDAVIDNALKFTPAEGRVRLGIETDRREVTVTVADSGPGLTEEELARIGDRFWRSPRHQNVDGSGLGLSIARTLLLAGGGSLSFDRVEPTGLAVGLTVPRPAKS; encoded by the coding sequence GTGCGCAACCGTCTGCTCGGCATCCTGCTCTCCCTGATGGCCTGCGTGCTGGCCGCCCTCGGGGTGCCGCTCGCCGTGGCCGTCGCCACCGCCGAGCAGAGCCGCGTCGGCCTGGACCGGATCGACGACGCCGCCCGCTTCGCCCAGGACCTGCCCACGGCCGCGGTCTCCTCCCTCGGCACCGCGCTCAAGGGCGAGACCACCCCCGACCCCGGGGACGCCGGCCGGCTGCGCGCCATCACCACCGAGGCGGCCCGCTACCAGGCCCTCTACGGCATCCGGATCGGCGTCTTCCAGCGGGACGGCTCCGCGCTGGCCGTGGCCCCGGCCGACTGGCAGCTGCCCCGCACCGGCTTCGCCGCCCAGGCCTTCCAGGAGGCGCTGGACGGCCGCCGCAGCCACAACCCGCCCCAGGTCTGGCCCTGGACCCCGGAGCGCACCCTGACCGTGGCCGCACCGGTGGTGCGGGACGGCGACGTGGTGGCCGTGGTGCTCACCGACTCGCCGACCGGCCCGCTGCGCTCGCGGATCCTGCACCGCTGGCTGCTGCTCGGCGCGGGCGAGGCGCTCGCGATGATCGTCGCCGTGCTGCTGGCCGTCCGGCTGACCGGCTGGGTGCTGCGCCCGGTCCGCACCCTGGACCGGGCCACCCACGACATCGCCACCGGCCGGATGAACGCCCGGGTCGGGGCCGGCCTCGGCCCGCCCGAGCTGCGCCGGCTGGCCCGCTCCTTCAACCACATGGCCGACAACGTGGTGCTCGCCCTGGACCAGCAGCGGGCCTTCGTCGCCGACGCCTCGCACCAGCTGCGCAACCCGCTGGCCGCGCTGCTGCTCCGGGTCGAGCTGCTGGGCATGGAGCTGCCCGAGGGGCACGAGGAGGAGCTGACCGGGGTCCGCGAGGAGGGAGTCCGGCTGGCCCGGGTGCTGGACGACCTGCTCGGCCTGGCCACCGCCGAGCACGCCCGGCCGGAGCCCGAACGCACCGACCTCACCGCGCTGGTGCTGACCCGGATCGACAGCTGGCGGCCGGTGGCCGAGCAGCGCGGTATCCGGCTGGAGTGGGACGGCCCCGCCACGGCCGTCGGCCTGGCCGACCCGATCGGCCTGGGCAGCGCGCTGGACGCGGTGATCGACAACGCGCTCAAGTTCACCCCCGCCGAGGGCCGGGTCCGGCTCGGCATCGAGACCGACCGCCGGGAGGTCACCGTCACGGTCGCCGACTCCGGCCCCGGCCTCACCGAGGAGGAGCTGGCCCGGATCGGCGACCGGTTCTGGCGCAGCCCGCGCCACCAGAACGTGGACGGCTCCGGGCTCGGCCTCTCGATCGCCCGCACCCTGCTGCTGGCCGGCGGCGGCTCGCTCAGCTTCGACCGGGTGGAGCCGACCGGCCTCGCGGTGGGCCTGACGGTGCCGCGGCCCGCCAAGTCCTGA
- a CDS encoding class III extradiol dioxygenase subunit B-like domain-containing protein, translated as MLVAAAICPCPPLLVPEVAVGAAGELDGLRAACEEAVGAVLAAGPELLVVVGPGPKGGVWTEGGAGTFRGYGVPVDVRLPSGGVEGPELAPSLTVGAWLLERAATALPTHAVAVPEDAPTARLLGLGEGLAELADRVGLLVLGGGSARRSVKAPGYYDERAEAYDAELAKALGSADLAALEALDPGLAAELMVDGRAPWQVLAGAARGTALTARLSHDEAPYGVGYLVASWG; from the coding sequence ATGCTTGTAGCCGCTGCCATCTGCCCCTGTCCGCCGTTGCTCGTGCCCGAGGTCGCCGTCGGCGCGGCCGGGGAGCTGGACGGGCTGCGGGCCGCCTGTGAGGAGGCGGTCGGGGCCGTGCTGGCGGCGGGGCCGGAGCTGTTGGTGGTGGTCGGACCCGGGCCGAAGGGCGGGGTGTGGACCGAGGGCGGGGCCGGGACGTTCCGGGGGTACGGGGTGCCCGTGGACGTGCGGCTGCCGTCCGGTGGGGTGGAGGGGCCGGAGCTGGCGCCCTCGCTGACCGTGGGGGCCTGGCTGCTGGAGCGGGCGGCGACCGCCCTGCCCACGCATGCGGTCGCCGTGCCGGAGGACGCCCCCACCGCCCGGCTGCTCGGGCTCGGCGAGGGGCTGGCCGAGCTCGCTGACCGGGTCGGGCTGCTGGTGCTGGGCGGCGGGAGCGCCCGCCGGTCGGTCAAGGCGCCGGGGTACTACGACGAGCGGGCCGAGGCGTACGACGCGGAGCTCGCCAAGGCGCTGGGCAGCGCCGACCTCGCGGCGCTGGAGGCCCTGGACCCGGGCCTGGCCGCCGAGCTGATGGTCGACGGCCGGGCGCCCTGGCAGGTGCTGGCCGGAGCCGCGCGCGGCACCGCGCTGACGGCACGGCTGAGCCACGACGAAGCGCCGTACGGGGTCGGCTACCTCGTCGCGAGCTGGGGCTGA
- a CDS encoding bifunctional (p)ppGpp synthetase/guanosine-3',5'-bis(diphosphate) 3'-pyrophosphohydrolase, which yields MTIRPELRLGRAVLGRAGRAAVLATGRAPVPDAIEPIVEAHRRHHPQADLPLLGRAYRTAEASHRGQLRKSGEPYITHPLAVTMILAQLGAETTTLVAALLHDTVEDTEMTLAQVAAEFGPEVAYLVDGVTKLEKVDFGAAAEAETFRKMLVATGDDVRVMVIKLADRLHNMRTIRHMKPASRLRIAKVTREVLIPLADRLGIQVLKAELEDIVFATLHPEEYARTRALIAAHEAEPDGLLAPFAAALTRQLAEAGVTAAVTVRPRHCVSLHRVLLKRAVAAAPRPADFGRLLVVVEENADCYAVLGELHTCWVPLPGEFKDFVAAPKFNLYQSLHTAVALPGGEVVEVLVRTRAMHRVAEYGVVALGDPHQPAEPQPEQAEGDRTDPARPGWLSRLLEWQQETPDPDTFWSALTADLSDDREITAVTECGETLQLPAGSSCVDAAYLLGEATGHRCLGARVNGRLVALSTVLGDGDVIAVLTEPVGGPAEPGGPSPEWLEHARTPGARLAIERWLAEHPEGAEQPGHAQRSEQPGQAQRPAAVPPGRADRATSPPAERPIAVAGRPGAPVRLSGCCTPVPPDEITGYAIRGGAVAVHRAGCADGAQLRAAGRSPEPVSWVPGANPGYRATLYAEALNRPRLLADLTAVISGEGLGIVSAAVEPPQELRVRHTYTVELPHPGALAAVMRAMLRVSGVYDVFRPGGGVRNGDDPVSSGVRPSGGMPGRATAL from the coding sequence ATGACCATCCGCCCCGAGCTGAGATTGGGCCGGGCCGTCCTCGGACGGGCCGGCCGGGCGGCGGTGCTCGCCACCGGGCGGGCGCCCGTGCCGGACGCGATCGAGCCGATCGTGGAGGCGCACCGGCGCCACCACCCCCAGGCCGACCTGCCGCTGCTGGGCCGGGCGTACCGGACGGCGGAGGCCAGCCACCGGGGGCAGCTGCGCAAGAGCGGCGAGCCGTACATCACCCACCCGCTGGCCGTGACGATGATCCTGGCCCAGCTGGGTGCGGAGACCACCACGCTGGTGGCCGCGCTGCTCCACGACACCGTGGAGGACACCGAGATGACGCTGGCCCAGGTGGCGGCGGAGTTCGGGCCCGAGGTCGCGTACCTGGTGGACGGCGTGACCAAGCTGGAGAAGGTGGACTTCGGGGCCGCCGCAGAGGCGGAGACCTTCCGGAAGATGCTGGTGGCCACCGGCGACGACGTCCGGGTGATGGTGATCAAGCTCGCGGACCGGCTGCACAACATGCGGACGATCCGTCACATGAAGCCCGCCAGCCGGCTGCGGATCGCCAAGGTGACCCGGGAGGTGCTGATCCCGCTGGCCGACCGGCTCGGCATCCAGGTGCTCAAGGCGGAGCTCGAGGACATCGTCTTCGCCACCCTGCACCCGGAGGAGTACGCCCGGACGCGGGCGCTGATCGCCGCTCACGAGGCCGAGCCGGACGGGCTGTTGGCGCCGTTCGCGGCGGCGCTGACCAGGCAGCTGGCCGAGGCGGGGGTGACGGCGGCCGTCACGGTGCGGCCCCGGCACTGCGTCTCGCTGCACCGGGTGCTGCTCAAGCGGGCGGTGGCCGCCGCGCCCAGGCCGGCGGACTTCGGGCGGCTGCTGGTGGTGGTGGAGGAGAACGCCGACTGCTACGCGGTGCTGGGGGAGCTGCACACCTGCTGGGTGCCGCTGCCGGGGGAGTTCAAGGACTTCGTGGCCGCGCCCAAGTTCAACCTGTACCAGTCGCTGCACACGGCGGTGGCGCTGCCCGGCGGCGAGGTGGTCGAGGTGCTGGTGCGCACCCGCGCGATGCACCGGGTGGCCGAGTACGGCGTGGTCGCGCTCGGCGACCCGCACCAGCCGGCCGAGCCGCAGCCCGAGCAGGCCGAGGGGGACCGGACGGACCCGGCCCGGCCGGGGTGGCTGAGCCGCCTGCTCGAGTGGCAGCAGGAGACGCCCGACCCGGACACCTTCTGGTCGGCGCTCACGGCCGACCTCTCGGACGACCGGGAGATCACCGCCGTCACCGAGTGCGGGGAGACCCTGCAGCTGCCGGCCGGGTCGAGCTGCGTGGACGCCGCGTACCTGCTGGGGGAGGCGACCGGCCACCGCTGTCTGGGGGCGCGGGTGAACGGGCGGCTGGTCGCGCTCTCCACCGTGCTGGGCGACGGGGACGTGATCGCGGTGCTCACCGAGCCGGTCGGCGGCCCGGCCGAGCCCGGCGGGCCGAGCCCCGAGTGGCTGGAGCACGCCCGCACCCCCGGCGCCCGGCTGGCCATCGAGCGTTGGCTGGCCGAGCACCCCGAAGGCGCCGAGCAGCCCGGCCACGCGCAGCGCTCCGAGCAGCCCGGCCAGGCGCAGCGGCCCGCCGCCGTCCCACCGGGCCGGGCCGACCGGGCCACGAGCCCGCCGGCGGAGCGGCCGATCGCGGTGGCCGGCCGGCCGGGTGCGCCGGTGCGGCTCTCCGGGTGCTGCACGCCGGTGCCGCCGGACGAGATCACCGGGTACGCGATCCGGGGCGGGGCGGTGGCGGTGCACCGGGCCGGCTGCGCGGACGGGGCGCAGCTGCGGGCGGCCGGGCGCAGCCCGGAGCCGGTCAGCTGGGTGCCGGGGGCGAACCCCGGGTACCGGGCCACGCTGTACGCCGAGGCGCTGAACCGGCCGCGGCTGCTGGCCGACCTGACGGCGGTGATCTCGGGGGAGGGGCTCGGCATCGTCTCGGCCGCGGTGGAGCCGCCGCAGGAGCTGCGGGTGCGCCACACCTACACCGTGGAGCTGCCGCACCCGGGTGCGCTGGCGGCGGTGATGCGGGCGATGCTGCGGGTCTCCGGGGTGTACGACGTCTTCCGGCCGGGTGGTGGTGTGCGTAATGGGGATGACCCGGTCAGCTCGGGCGTGCGACCATCGGGGGGAATGCCCGGCCGGGCCACCGCGTTGTGA
- a CDS encoding TAXI family TRAP transporter solute-binding subunit — MTSTPGTLLRAAARSRLCRAAAVLVLLVGAGAGWWYSATRDPGYPTGVSGFATGVSQGVYDRYGKLLSQSLATDLPGVRLRLDNSEGSIDNIDRVLSGRDSFAIATADSVAAYQGPGKDRLRAIARLYDDYLQLVVPADSPVHSAKDLRGLTVGIGQDRSGVALVAKKLLAGAGLNPDTDIHPAKLGVADAAAALQAGRLDAFFWSGGLPTAALTDLSAQYPIRIVPLGDLAESVHQQEHGGTDAYRAATIPADAYPKLKPAPTAVATMAVPNLLITRDDVDPGLVEGITRSVLDSRDNIGASVHAAQVVDLRTAVYTAPLALHEGARRYYRSVKP; from the coding sequence ATGACTTCCACCCCCGGCACCCTGCTGCGGGCGGCCGCCCGCAGCAGGCTCTGCCGGGCCGCCGCCGTCCTGGTGCTGCTGGTGGGCGCCGGGGCGGGCTGGTGGTACTCGGCGACGCGGGACCCGGGCTACCCGACGGGGGTGTCCGGGTTCGCGACCGGGGTGTCCCAGGGGGTGTACGACCGGTACGGGAAGCTGCTGAGCCAGTCGCTGGCCACCGACCTGCCCGGGGTGCGGCTGCGGCTGGACAACTCCGAGGGGTCGATCGACAACATCGACCGGGTGCTCTCGGGGCGGGACAGCTTCGCGATCGCCACCGCGGACTCGGTGGCCGCCTACCAGGGGCCGGGCAAGGACCGGCTGCGCGCGATCGCCCGGCTCTACGACGACTACCTCCAGCTGGTGGTGCCGGCGGATTCGCCGGTGCACTCGGCCAAGGACCTGCGCGGGCTGACGGTCGGGATCGGGCAGGACCGGTCCGGGGTGGCGCTGGTGGCCAAGAAGCTGCTGGCCGGCGCCGGGCTGAACCCGGACACCGACATCCACCCCGCCAAGCTGGGCGTCGCGGACGCGGCGGCGGCCCTGCAGGCGGGCAGGCTGGACGCCTTCTTCTGGTCCGGCGGGCTGCCGACCGCCGCGCTGACCGACCTCAGCGCACAGTACCCGATCCGGATCGTGCCGCTGGGCGACCTGGCCGAGAGCGTGCACCAGCAGGAGCACGGCGGCACCGACGCCTACCGGGCCGCGACCATCCCGGCCGACGCCTACCCGAAGCTGAAGCCGGCCCCGACGGCCGTGGCCACCATGGCGGTGCCCAATCTGCTGATCACCCGGGACGACGTGGACCCGGGGCTGGTCGAGGGCATCACCCGCAGCGTGCTGGACAGCCGGGACAACATCGGCGCCTCGGTGCACGCCGCCCAGGTGGTCGACCTGCGCACCGCCGTCTACACCGCCCCGCTGGCGCTGCACGAGGGCGCCCGCCGCTACTACCGCTCGGTCAAGCCCTGA
- the miaA gene encoding tRNA (adenosine(37)-N6)-dimethylallyltransferase MiaA — translation MTSTPALPPRVVSVVGATAAGKSDLAVAIARTLGGEVLNTDSMQLYRGMDIGTAKLTMAERGGIPHHLLDIWDVTEAASVAEYQRLARAEIDRLLAQGRTPVLVGGSGLYVRSAIDEMEFPGTDPAIRARLEEELAAVGPWELHQRLAGLDPAAAEAILTSNGRRIVRALEVIELTGRPFTASLPTNTAVYDTVQIGVALPRPELDERITLRVDRMWAAGLLDEVRELEKIGLREGLTASRALGYQQVLAHFAGECTEEEAKAETVRATKRFARRQESWFRRDDRIHWLDRPAGADPAELLGRSLELIARQV, via the coding sequence GTGACCAGCACTCCCGCCCTCCCGCCCCGCGTCGTCTCCGTGGTCGGCGCCACCGCCGCCGGCAAGTCCGACCTGGCCGTCGCCATCGCCCGCACGCTCGGCGGCGAGGTGCTCAACACCGACTCGATGCAGCTCTACCGGGGCATGGACATCGGCACCGCCAAGCTGACCATGGCCGAGCGCGGCGGCATCCCGCACCACCTGCTGGACATCTGGGACGTGACCGAGGCCGCCAGCGTGGCCGAGTACCAGCGGCTGGCCCGGGCCGAGATCGACCGGCTGCTGGCCCAGGGCCGTACGCCGGTGCTGGTCGGCGGCTCCGGGCTGTACGTCCGGTCGGCGATCGACGAGATGGAGTTCCCCGGCACCGACCCGGCGATCCGGGCCCGCCTGGAGGAGGAGCTGGCCGCCGTCGGCCCCTGGGAGCTGCACCAGCGGCTCGCCGGGCTCGACCCGGCCGCGGCCGAGGCCATCCTGACCAGCAACGGCCGGCGGATCGTCCGCGCGCTGGAGGTCATCGAGCTCACCGGCCGCCCGTTCACCGCGAGCCTGCCGACCAACACGGCGGTGTACGACACCGTGCAGATCGGCGTGGCGCTGCCCCGGCCCGAGCTGGACGAGCGGATCACGCTGCGGGTGGACCGGATGTGGGCGGCCGGTCTGCTCGACGAGGTGCGGGAGCTGGAGAAGATCGGCCTGCGCGAGGGGCTGACCGCCTCCCGGGCGCTCGGCTACCAGCAGGTGCTGGCCCATTTCGCGGGCGAGTGCACCGAGGAGGAGGCCAAGGCCGAAACCGTTCGCGCAACCAAGCGATTCGCCCGCCGCCAGGAGTCCTGGTTCCGCCGGGACGACCGGATCCACTGGCTCGACCGCCCGGCCGGGGCCGACCCGGCGGAGCTGCTCGGACGCTCACTGGAGCTGATTGCGCGTCAGGTCTGA